One genomic region from Shewanella aestuarii encodes:
- a CDS encoding ANTAR domain-containing response regulator, whose product MRALVFCEADISSKSCQQSQQLDQHLSVLATLGQVTVSSSVSQVEKLIPQQDFDVLILITAKLTGVLHGFVLRLLNNKPLTIIVNAQQWHQDQLNGLLDCGRITFVPGDLAADRLVSLVNLAQTRFIAASKTWSKLQKLDEEMRSAKLINQAKLIVMQQGFDETKAHKIILQQAMQKGLSVVQMATQIIAIMNPGGSKVELGAPHYGAHITKVDMTQINL is encoded by the coding sequence ATGCGCGCTTTAGTATTCTGTGAAGCTGATATTTCTTCAAAAAGTTGTCAACAATCCCAGCAATTAGATCAGCATCTTTCGGTATTGGCCACGTTGGGACAGGTTACGGTTTCAAGTTCAGTGAGCCAGGTTGAAAAGTTGATCCCACAACAAGATTTTGATGTGTTAATCCTGATTACCGCAAAACTCACCGGGGTTTTACACGGCTTCGTTCTTCGATTGTTAAATAATAAGCCTCTCACCATCATAGTGAATGCTCAACAATGGCATCAAGATCAGTTAAATGGGTTACTTGATTGTGGACGGATAACATTTGTCCCTGGTGATCTTGCAGCAGACCGTTTAGTGAGTTTAGTGAATTTGGCACAAACACGATTTATCGCAGCATCAAAAACTTGGTCAAAATTACAAAAGTTAGATGAGGAGATGAGATCTGCCAAGTTGATTAATCAGGCAAAGTTAATTGTGATGCAACAAGGTTTTGATGAAACCAAAGCGCATAAGATTATTCTGCAACAGGCCATGCAAAAAGGGTTATCAGTGGTGCAAATGGCGACACAAATCATTGCAATAATGAACCCTGGTGGCTCAAAGGTTGAACTTGGTGCGCCTCATTATGGTGCGCACATCACTAAGGTGGACATGACTCAGATTAACCTATAA
- a CDS encoding glycosyl transferase, translated as MPKIGEIPLTSVDEFDFRLLIKALGKGEKGSRSLTFAEASLLIQGFAKGKVSRPQMAAAMMLMRVRGETINEVAGVVAGLRQICHRAWSELVVDIDWPVYAGKREQLPWLLLVAKLLANKGIKVMLHGDSQALPHRRHVESCIQALGIKACVTAVQAKAALAADNIVYVGAGNFTAVLDECRLLHQELGLRSIIQTASRCMNPANAPISLRSYFHPGLDDLHQQVCQILIAEHEYTNGSIAIFKGLQGETEINPRVTTQVRIVNSMAGEVLVSEISIPTLLEGFCGAKTGQAELSADVLALLWREVSPFGSKALAERMSAAMIEQAISSIEATLVMLIPLICQNRADLSPNTTPSFFCQLKVLNADVDCNEQLIKLSKMVWRNRFESLMSNPKTVRKEQSLCAL; from the coding sequence ATGCCTAAGATTGGTGAGATTCCATTAACATCCGTGGACGAATTTGATTTTCGGCTATTGATAAAAGCCCTAGGCAAAGGTGAAAAAGGGTCACGCAGCTTAACTTTCGCTGAAGCTAGTTTGCTGATACAAGGGTTTGCTAAAGGCAAGGTTTCACGTCCTCAAATGGCTGCTGCCATGATGCTCATGCGAGTGCGAGGTGAAACCATTAACGAAGTTGCTGGCGTGGTGGCGGGGTTACGCCAAATTTGCCATCGGGCTTGGTCTGAACTCGTGGTCGATATTGATTGGCCAGTTTATGCGGGCAAGCGAGAACAATTACCATGGCTTTTGTTGGTGGCTAAATTATTGGCTAATAAAGGCATTAAAGTGATGCTGCATGGTGATAGCCAAGCCTTACCGCATCGTCGACATGTTGAGTCTTGTATTCAGGCCTTGGGCATTAAAGCTTGTGTCACTGCTGTGCAAGCAAAAGCAGCATTAGCGGCGGATAATATTGTTTATGTAGGTGCAGGCAATTTTACAGCGGTATTAGATGAATGCCGTTTACTCCACCAAGAATTAGGCCTTAGAAGTATTATTCAAACCGCATCTCGTTGTATGAATCCGGCTAATGCACCAATCAGTTTGCGCAGTTACTTTCATCCGGGATTAGATGATTTACATCAGCAAGTTTGCCAAATTTTAATTGCTGAGCATGAATACACAAATGGCAGTATTGCTATTTTTAAAGGGCTGCAAGGTGAAACTGAAATTAACCCAAGGGTCACAACCCAAGTGCGCATTGTGAATAGCATGGCCGGTGAGGTTCTGGTGTCTGAAATCAGTATTCCAACTTTGCTAGAGGGGTTTTGTGGTGCAAAAACAGGTCAAGCGGAGCTGTCTGCTGATGTACTTGCACTGTTGTGGCGCGAAGTGTCACCGTTTGGTTCAAAAGCACTCGCTGAGCGCATGTCTGCTGCGATGATTGAGCAGGCCATAAGTAGTATTGAAGCCACTTTGGTGATGTTAATTCCCCTTATTTGCCAAAATAGAGCTGATTTATCACCAAATACAACGCCATCATTTTTCTGTCAGTTAAAGGTATTAAATGCCGATGTTGATTGTAATGAACAGCTTATAAAGTTAAGCAAAATGGTTTGGCGAAATCGTTTTGAATCATTAATGTCGAACCCTAAAACCGTCCGCAAGGAGCAAAGCTTATGCGCGCTTTAG
- the cobA gene encoding uroporphyrinogen-III C-methyltransferase, which translates to MNNVKTLIDSKRTCATNKSELQAGEVAIVGAGCGQLDLMTIKAARVVSQADALVYDSLVSSDILTLIDANCQRHFVGKRCGQPSTKQEDINALLYELALQGLKVVRLKGGDPHIFGRGSEEALYLAQQGIKSSFYAGVTAALGSASSTGIPLTFRGLARSVTLITGTKMTDADSAYAPAQWQALLAAQSTLVFYMGKEQASRISIGLMSVLCSPELPVAFVTNGGRANQIVTYSTVAEMSQAALTINDSGPTLIIIGEVVSIGQQLAQLLADIDYSSAHYDHMVCEVEYA; encoded by the coding sequence ATGAATAATGTCAAAACACTGATTGATTCAAAGCGAACTTGTGCAACAAATAAAAGTGAGCTTCAAGCTGGGGAAGTGGCGATTGTGGGCGCTGGGTGTGGTCAGTTAGATTTAATGACCATTAAAGCTGCTCGGGTGGTGTCTCAAGCTGATGCCTTAGTTTATGACAGTTTAGTCAGTAGCGATATTTTGACTCTGATAGATGCTAATTGTCAGCGTCACTTTGTGGGTAAACGTTGTGGCCAGCCCAGCACCAAGCAAGAAGATATTAATGCGCTGTTATATGAGTTAGCCCTGCAAGGTTTGAAAGTGGTGCGGTTAAAAGGTGGCGACCCACATATTTTTGGCCGTGGTAGCGAAGAAGCTTTGTACTTGGCGCAGCAAGGTATTAAGTCATCATTTTATGCGGGAGTCACCGCGGCATTAGGCAGTGCTTCTAGTACCGGTATTCCATTAACATTTCGTGGGTTAGCCAGAAGCGTGACGTTAATTACTGGCACAAAAATGACTGATGCAGACAGTGCTTATGCCCCAGCTCAATGGCAAGCTCTGTTAGCGGCGCAATCGACATTAGTGTTTTATATGGGCAAAGAACAAGCAAGCCGTATTTCAATAGGATTGATGTCAGTGCTCTGTTCGCCTGAGTTGCCGGTTGCTTTTGTCACTAACGGTGGTCGTGCCAACCAAATTGTGACTTATTCAACGGTGGCAGAGATGAGCCAAGCGGCGTTAACCATTAACGATTCTGGCCCAACGCTGATCATCATTGGTGAAGTGGTGTCTATTGGCCAGCAGTTAGCACAACTATTAGCCGATATTGATTATTCATCAGCTCATTATGATCACATGGTTTGTGAGGTTGAGTATGCCTAA